In Musa acuminata AAA Group cultivar baxijiao chromosome BXJ2-3, Cavendish_Baxijiao_AAA, whole genome shotgun sequence, the following proteins share a genomic window:
- the LOC135580947 gene encoding protein PSK SIMULATOR 1-like isoform X1 encodes MGCVCSSRSRSDRKERKDALYADGAEEVGTFGDRKSNYKLFDSGELRVVPTKAVAGKVPETSSILGRASIAGLEKAVEVLDTLGSSMSNLNPSSGFTSGVTARGYKISILAFEVANTIAKGANLWRSLSDENINILKEEVLQSDGVRKLISADANELLWITATDKREELDFFSREVIRFGDLCKDPIWHNLGRYFEKLSLDMTPTEQSKEEAEMMMQLLIYLAQSTSELYHELHALDRYEQDYRRKLQEEELIPAARQESILNSELKRQKKLVKSLKKKSLWSRNLEEVVEKLVDIVTFLYKQIWESFKTSGCNLLDYKPAQNQTLGASGLALHYANIINQIDNIVSRPLSLPPTTRDSLYQGLPTRVKAALRTRLQSFDAKEEYTVAHIKAEMQKILCWITPLAENTTRAHQGFGWVGEWATMGTEINKKPDMQNCIARIQTLHHANKEKTEEYILELVVWLHHLVIQVKNRGYGLTSASPVQSQPNKGTVVISESIREPSQACNGRIEGALLSEDERNMLEQVTLRKITLGRSKSLDLEKRARRHRGRNRSCENSPDKEFNVALDWKLERSRVLDVMDGLNTLGALPVVQFCT; translated from the exons ATGGGTTGCGTTTGCTCGAGCCGAAGCAGGAGTGATAGGAAGGAGAGGAAGGATGCTTTGTACGCCGATGGAGCGGAGGAGGTTGGTACTTTTGGAGATCGGAAGAGCAACTACAAGCTTTTCGATTCCGGCGAGCTCCGAGTGGTACCGACCAAGGCCGTGGCTGGAAAG GTACCAGAAACAAGTTCAATCCTGGGACGAGCTAGCATTGCTGGTCTGGAGAAAGCTGTAGAGGTTCTAGATACCCTTGGAAGTAGCATGTCAAACTTGAATCCTAGCAGTGGATTCACATCCGGAGTGACGGCCCGAGGATATAAAATTTCCATCTTAGCATTTGAAGTGGCAAATACAATTGCTAAAGGAGCTAACTTATGGAGAAGTCTTTCAGATGAAAACATCAATATCTTGAAAGAAGAAGTTTTGCAGTCAGATGGAGTAAGAAAACTAATCTCTGCAGATGCTAATGAGTTGCTGTGGATCACTGCCACTGACAAAAG AGAAGAACTTGACTTTTTTTCAAGAGAAGTAATTAGGTTTGGGGACCTATGTAAAGACCCAATATGGCACAATCTAGGTCGCTATTTTGAGAA ATTGAGTTTGGATATGACGCCCACAGAACAGTCAAAAGAGGAGGCAGAAATGATGATGCAACTCTTAATATATTTGGCTCAGAGTACTTCT GAGCTTTATCACGAGTTACATGCTCTAGATAGATATGAACAGGATTACCGAAGGAAGCTTCAAGAAGAAGAGTTGATACCTGCAGCTAGACAGG AGAGTATTTTGAACAGTGAACTGAAACGCCAAAAGAAGCTTGTGAAGAGTTTGAAAAAGAAATCCCTTTGGTCCAGAAACTTGGAGGAG GTGGTGGAAAAGCTTGTAGACATTGTTACATTTTTGTATAAGCAGATTTGGGAATCATTTAAAACTTCTG GTTGCAACTTACTCGACTATAAGCCAGCTCAGAATCAAACCTTAGGTGCTTCTGGTCTCGCGTTGCATTATGCTAACATCATCAACCAGATTGATAATATA GTATCTCGACCACTATCCCTTCCTCCAACTACAAGGGACAGTTTATATCAAGGATTGCCTACACGCGTGAAGGCAGCACTTCGTACCCGATTACAATCATTTGATGCCAAGGAAGAG TATACAGTTGCTCATATAAAAGCTGAGATGCAGAAAATCTTATGTTGGATCACTCCATTAGCAGAAAACACAACTAG AGCACATCAAGGTTTTGGATGGGTAGGAGAGTGGGCAACCATGGG TACTGAGATTAACAAGAAACCAGACATGCAAAACTGCATTGCCCGTATCCAGACGCTTCATCACGCAAATAAAGAGAAAACTGAGGAGTACATATTAGAACTAGTGGTATGGCTTCACCATCTAGTTATCCAGGTGAAGAACAGGGGTTATGGATTAACATCAGCCAGCCCAGTTCAAAGTCAACCAAATAAGGGAACAGTGGTGATCTCAGAGTCCATACGAGAACCATCTCAGGCATGCAATGGTAGAATTGAAGGTGCCCTACTCTCAGAAGACGAAAGAAATATGTTGGAGCAAGTAACCCTGAGGAAGATTACATTAGGGAGAAGCAAAAGCTTGGACTTGGAGAAGAGAGCCAGGAGACATAGGGGTCGGAATAGGAGCTGTGAGAATTCTCCAGACAAAGAGTTCAATGTGGCATTAGATTGGAAGCTGGAGAGGTCAAGAGTGTTGGATGTGATGGATGGGCTCAATACGCTCGGTGCGCTTCCAGTAGTTCAGTTTTGTACATAA
- the LOC135608301 gene encoding rac-like GTP-binding protein 5 isoform X2 produces the protein MSASRFIKCVTVGDGAVGKTCMLISYTSNTFPTDYVPTVFDNFSANVVVDGSTVNLGLWDTAGQEDYNRLRPLSYRGADVFLLAFSLISKASYENVTKKHYAPGVPQILVGTKLDLRDDQQFFIDHPGAVPITTAQGEELRKLIDAPSYVECSSKTQQNIKAVFDAAIKAALQPSMQKKKKNKAHKGCSIL, from the exons ATGAGCGCGTCAAGGTTTATAAAGTGTGTCACGGTGGGCGACGGGGCCGTCGGCAAGACCTGCATGCTTATTTCCTACACTAGCAATACTTTCCCCACG GATTATGTTCCAACTGTTTTTGACAATTTCAGTGCAAATGTTGTGGTTGATGGTAGCACAGTTAACTTAGGCTTGTGGGATACTGCAG GCCAGGAAGATTACAATAGATTAAGACCATTGAGCTACCGAGGTGCAGATGTTTTTCTGCTCGCATTCTCTCTTATAAGTAAAGCTAGCTATGAGAATGTGACCAAGAAG CATTATGCGCCTGGTGTGCCTCAAATTCTTGTTGGAACAAAGCTTG ATCTTCGAGATGATCAGCAGTTTTTCATAGATCACCCAGGTGCTGTTCCCATTACCACTGCTCAg GGTGAAGAGCTGAGGAAGCTTATTGACGCTCCGTCATACGTTGAGTGCAGTTCAAAGACCCAACAA AATATCAAGGCAGTATTTGATGCAGCCATCAAGGCAGCACTTCAACCATCCatgcagaagaaaaagaagaataagGCACACAAGGGATGCTCCATCTTGTGA
- the LOC135608301 gene encoding rac-like GTP-binding protein 5 isoform X1 encodes MSASRFIKCVTVGDGAVGKTCMLISYTSNTFPTDYVPTVFDNFSANVVVDGSTVNLGLWDTAGQEDYNRLRPLSYRGADVFLLAFSLISKASYENVTKKWIPELKHYAPGVPQILVGTKLDLRDDQQFFIDHPGAVPITTAQGEELRKLIDAPSYVECSSKTQQNIKAVFDAAIKAALQPSMQKKKKNKAHKGCSIL; translated from the exons ATGAGCGCGTCAAGGTTTATAAAGTGTGTCACGGTGGGCGACGGGGCCGTCGGCAAGACCTGCATGCTTATTTCCTACACTAGCAATACTTTCCCCACG GATTATGTTCCAACTGTTTTTGACAATTTCAGTGCAAATGTTGTGGTTGATGGTAGCACAGTTAACTTAGGCTTGTGGGATACTGCAG GCCAGGAAGATTACAATAGATTAAGACCATTGAGCTACCGAGGTGCAGATGTTTTTCTGCTCGCATTCTCTCTTATAAGTAAAGCTAGCTATGAGAATGTGACCAAGAAG TGGATTCCTGAACTAAAGCATTATGCGCCTGGTGTGCCTCAAATTCTTGTTGGAACAAAGCTTG ATCTTCGAGATGATCAGCAGTTTTTCATAGATCACCCAGGTGCTGTTCCCATTACCACTGCTCAg GGTGAAGAGCTGAGGAAGCTTATTGACGCTCCGTCATACGTTGAGTGCAGTTCAAAGACCCAACAA AATATCAAGGCAGTATTTGATGCAGCCATCAAGGCAGCACTTCAACCATCCatgcagaagaaaaagaagaataagGCACACAAGGGATGCTCCATCTTGTGA
- the LOC135608302 gene encoding ubiquitin-conjugating enzyme E2-17 kDa-like has translation MASRRIIKELKDLQRDPPTSCSAGPVADDMFHWQATIMGPNDSPYAGGVFLVNIHFPLDYPFKPPKVAFRTKVFHPNINNNGNICLDILKDQWSPALTISKVLLSICSLLTDPNPDDPLVPEIAHLCKNDRMRYESTARSWTLKYAMG, from the exons ATGGCGTCGAGGAGGATAATTAAGGAGTTGAAGGACCTGCAGAGAGACCCACCAACTTCGTGTAGTGCAG GACCTGTGGCTGATGACATGTTCCACTGGCAAGCCACCATCATGGGGCCTAACGACAGCCCATATGCTGGCGGCGTCTTCCTTGTCAACATCCACTTCCCACTAGACTATCCCTTCAAACCTCCCAAG GTAGCATTCAGGACCAAGGTCTTCCATCCCAACATCAACAACAACGGCAACATCTGCTTGGACATACTCAAAGATCAATGGAGTCCAGCCTTGACCATATCCAAG GTGCTGCTGTCCATATGCTCCTTGCTCACGGATCCAAACCCCGATGATCCGCTGGTGCCTGAGATCGCTCATCTGTGCAAGAACGATCGTATGAGATATGAGTCCACTGCTCGGAGCTGGACGCTGAAGTATGCCATGGGTTAA
- the LOC135580947 gene encoding protein PSK SIMULATOR 1-like isoform X2: MSNLNPSSGFTSGVTARGYKISILAFEVANTIAKGANLWRSLSDENINILKEEVLQSDGVRKLISADANELLWITATDKREELDFFSREVIRFGDLCKDPIWHNLGRYFEKLSLDMTPTEQSKEEAEMMMQLLIYLAQSTSELYHELHALDRYEQDYRRKLQEEELIPAARQESILNSELKRQKKLVKSLKKKSLWSRNLEEVVEKLVDIVTFLYKQIWESFKTSGCNLLDYKPAQNQTLGASGLALHYANIINQIDNIVSRPLSLPPTTRDSLYQGLPTRVKAALRTRLQSFDAKEEYTVAHIKAEMQKILCWITPLAENTTRAHQGFGWVGEWATMGTEINKKPDMQNCIARIQTLHHANKEKTEEYILELVVWLHHLVIQVKNRGYGLTSASPVQSQPNKGTVVISESIREPSQACNGRIEGALLSEDERNMLEQVTLRKITLGRSKSLDLEKRARRHRGRNRSCENSPDKEFNVALDWKLERSRVLDVMDGLNTLGALPVVQFCT; the protein is encoded by the exons ATGTCAAACTTGAATCCTAGCAGTGGATTCACATCCGGAGTGACGGCCCGAGGATATAAAATTTCCATCTTAGCATTTGAAGTGGCAAATACAATTGCTAAAGGAGCTAACTTATGGAGAAGTCTTTCAGATGAAAACATCAATATCTTGAAAGAAGAAGTTTTGCAGTCAGATGGAGTAAGAAAACTAATCTCTGCAGATGCTAATGAGTTGCTGTGGATCACTGCCACTGACAAAAG AGAAGAACTTGACTTTTTTTCAAGAGAAGTAATTAGGTTTGGGGACCTATGTAAAGACCCAATATGGCACAATCTAGGTCGCTATTTTGAGAA ATTGAGTTTGGATATGACGCCCACAGAACAGTCAAAAGAGGAGGCAGAAATGATGATGCAACTCTTAATATATTTGGCTCAGAGTACTTCT GAGCTTTATCACGAGTTACATGCTCTAGATAGATATGAACAGGATTACCGAAGGAAGCTTCAAGAAGAAGAGTTGATACCTGCAGCTAGACAGG AGAGTATTTTGAACAGTGAACTGAAACGCCAAAAGAAGCTTGTGAAGAGTTTGAAAAAGAAATCCCTTTGGTCCAGAAACTTGGAGGAG GTGGTGGAAAAGCTTGTAGACATTGTTACATTTTTGTATAAGCAGATTTGGGAATCATTTAAAACTTCTG GTTGCAACTTACTCGACTATAAGCCAGCTCAGAATCAAACCTTAGGTGCTTCTGGTCTCGCGTTGCATTATGCTAACATCATCAACCAGATTGATAATATA GTATCTCGACCACTATCCCTTCCTCCAACTACAAGGGACAGTTTATATCAAGGATTGCCTACACGCGTGAAGGCAGCACTTCGTACCCGATTACAATCATTTGATGCCAAGGAAGAG TATACAGTTGCTCATATAAAAGCTGAGATGCAGAAAATCTTATGTTGGATCACTCCATTAGCAGAAAACACAACTAG AGCACATCAAGGTTTTGGATGGGTAGGAGAGTGGGCAACCATGGG TACTGAGATTAACAAGAAACCAGACATGCAAAACTGCATTGCCCGTATCCAGACGCTTCATCACGCAAATAAAGAGAAAACTGAGGAGTACATATTAGAACTAGTGGTATGGCTTCACCATCTAGTTATCCAGGTGAAGAACAGGGGTTATGGATTAACATCAGCCAGCCCAGTTCAAAGTCAACCAAATAAGGGAACAGTGGTGATCTCAGAGTCCATACGAGAACCATCTCAGGCATGCAATGGTAGAATTGAAGGTGCCCTACTCTCAGAAGACGAAAGAAATATGTTGGAGCAAGTAACCCTGAGGAAGATTACATTAGGGAGAAGCAAAAGCTTGGACTTGGAGAAGAGAGCCAGGAGACATAGGGGTCGGAATAGGAGCTGTGAGAATTCTCCAGACAAAGAGTTCAATGTGGCATTAGATTGGAAGCTGGAGAGGTCAAGAGTGTTGGATGTGATGGATGGGCTCAATACGCTCGGTGCGCTTCCAGTAGTTCAGTTTTGTACATAA
- the LOC103979516 gene encoding leucine-rich repeat receptor-like kinase protein FLORAL ORGAN NUMBER1 has translation MLMRCSTSPGICLPSPSVVRSSLERDRSRMMRCLGLLLVLSPLFLADSDGDGDHGALVKLKAALVGPGGSGLGDWAAASPDHCSFSGVTCDEDSHVVALNVSFVHLNGSLPPEIDLLRHLVNLTVSCAGLGGSLPVELAALPSLRLLNISNNNFSGEFPKVEPGGFPALEVIDAYNNNISGPLPLGLAAAPLLRYLHLGGNFFSGVIPEAYSDIPNLEYLGLNGNSLTGRVPPSLSRLSKLKEMYIGYYNVYEGGIPQEFGRLSSLVRLDMAGCGLSGTLPASLGQLKRLDSLFLQINRLNGSIPPELGGLNQLEFLDFSINQLTGEIPESFAELKELKLLNLFTNHLRGVIPPFIGELPSLVELKLWKNNFSSELPESLGMNGQLVTLDVASNRITGTIPPDLCAGGRLEGLVLMDNGLVGPIPEKLGGCKSLTRVRLGKNSLNGSIPAGLFDLPSNDMLELNDNNLSGELPTVIAGDKLRLLILSNNSITGSIPPAISNLPALERLELNMNRMFGEIPPEIGRLKALSMINLSGNELTGEFPIDLAHCASLVSVDLSRNRLTGEIPVQITVLPILNTLNLSSNRFWGQIPPEILKMPSLTTLDLSNNCRPNLLSSETSLMKLDFSVSCTAGATPGGARRTGGRSRLALLTSLFPLLLFNC, from the coding sequence ATGCTGATGCGTTGTTCCACCTCACCTGGTATATGTCTCCCCTCGCCTTCTGTCGTACGATCCAGTTTAGAGAGAGACAGAAGCAGAATGATGAGGTGCCTCGGCCTACTGCTTGTCCTTAGCCCTCTGTTCTTAGCTGATTCAGATGGTGATGGCGATCACGGTGCTCTAGTGAAGCTGAAGGCCGCTTTGGTGGGACCCGGCGGCTCTGGGCTTGGCGACTGGGCCGCCGCGTCCCCTGACCACTGCTCCTTTTCCGGCGTCACCTGCGACGAGGACTCCCACGTAGTCGCCCTTAACGTCTCCTTCGTCCACCTCAACGGCAGTCTCCCGCCCGAGATCGACCTCCTCCGCCACCTTGTCAACCTCACAGTCTCCTGCGCCGGCCTCGGCGGCTCCCTCCCCGTCGAGCTGGCCGCCCTCCCTTCACTCCGCTTGCTCAACATCTCCAACAACAACTTCTCTGGCGAGTTCCCCAAGGTAGAACCAGGAGGGTTCCCGGCGCTGGAGGTCATCGACGCCTACAACAACAACATCTCCGGCCCGCTCCCGTTGGGCTTGGCGGCCGCCCCGCTGCTCCGGTACCTCCACCTCGGTGGAAACTTCTTCTCCGGGGTGATTCCGGAGGCGTACTCTGACATCCCAAACCTCGAATACCTCGGCCTCAACGGCAACTCCCTCACCGGGCGCGTCCCGCCCAGCCTCAGTCGGCTCTccaagctcaaggagatgtacatCGGGTACTACAACGTGTACGAAGGCGGGATACCCCAGGAGTTTGGGAGGCTGTCGTCGTTGGTTCGACTCGACATGGCTGGATGCGGCCTCTCCGGCACATTACCCGCGAGTCTCGGCCAGTTGAAGCGTCTCGACAGCTTATTTCTCCAGATCAACCGGCTCAATGGCTCTATACCGCCAGAACTCGGCGGACTCAACCAGTTGGAGTTCCTCGACTTCTCCATCAACCAGTTGACGGGAGAGATACCGGAGAGCTTCGCGGAGCTGAAGGAGCTCAAGCTATTGAATCTCTTCACGAACCATCTCCGAGGTGTCATTCCACCGTTCATCGGGGAGCTACCGAGTCTCGTGGAACTCAAGTTATGGAAGAACAACTTCAGCAGCGAGCTCCCTGAATCGCTCGGCATGAACGGCCAGCTAGTGACGCTGGACGTGGCGTCGAATCGGATAACCGGGACGATTCCGCCAGATCTCTGCGCCGGCGGAAGGCTTGAGGGGTTGGTTCTGATGGACAACGGCCTCGTCGGGCCGATTCCCGAGAAGCTCGGCGGGTGCAAGTCGCTGACTCGGGTCCGACTCGGTAAGAATTCCTTGAACGGGTCGATCCCAGCCGGGCTCTTCGATCTGCCCTCCAACGACATGCTCGAGCTCAACGACAACAACCTCTCCGGTGAATTGCCGACGGTGATCGCGGGAGACAAACTCCGCTTGCTCATCCTCTCCAACAACTCGATAACCGGCTCAATCCCGCCGGCGATCAGCAACCTTCCCGCCCTCGAAAGACTTGAACTCAACATGAACAGGATGTTCGGCGAGATCCCACCGGAGATCGGTCGTCTCAAGGCACTGTCCATGATCAACTTGAGTGGGAACGAGCTGACCGGCGAGTTCCCCATCGATCTTGCCCACTGCGCATCGCTTGTCTCGGTGGATCTCAGTCGGAACAGGTTGACGGGTGAGATACCGGTGCAGATCACGGTGCTGCCGATCCTGAACACGCTCAACCTTTCATCAAACAGGTTCTGGGGTCAGATCCCGCCGGAGATACTGAAGATGCCGAGCCTCACCACGCTCGACCTCTCCAACAACTGCCGGCCCAACCTATTGTCGTCGGAGACGAGCCTCATGAAGCTCGACTTCTCTGTGAGCTGTACCGCCGGTGCGACGCCAGGCGGGGCCCGGCGGACGGGCGGCCGCAGCAGACTCGCCTTGCTGACATCTCTTTTCCCTCTATTGCTCTTTAATTGCTAA